The sequence AAGAATTAAGTAGCTGCGTGGTGATTAGCACCGCGAAGGCAATTTTGACCGGTGTTTTGATATCTTGTTTGGCATAAAATCCTGGCGCCAAAATCTTTACGACAATTAAACCTATCAGACCGACGCCATACGCAATGAGTATCCGACTCGTCATCGCGACCGAAATGGCGTCGAATTTTCCGTGATGGAATAGAGTTGCTGTGAGGGGAACCGACAGCGTCGCAAGCCCAACCGCGGAAGGAAGCGCCAGTAAAAAGGTCAGTCGTAATCCCCAATCTAATAGTGAGGAGTATTCGCGATGGTCTGCGTTGGCATTCGCTTTGGAAAGGCTTGGCAGCAGAATAGTGCCGAGGGCGACGCCCAGTAACGCAGTTGGAAACTCCATCAAGCGATCACCGTATGATAACCAGGAGACACTTCCGTGCTCCAGGCGCGACGCGATATTTGTATTGATCATCAGGCTGATCTGCGCTGCGGAGACTGCAAATACCGCAGGTCCCATTTTTTTGAGTACGCGCCTTACACCGCTATCGCGCAGTCCGATAAAGGGGTTTCCCATCATACGCGGCATCATCCCTATTTTGCGCAGCGCAGGGATCTGAATCGCGACTTGCAAAATGCCTCCGACCAATACCGCAAAAGCCATCGCGTAGATCGGCTGAGCCATATGAGGTGCGACAAAAAGTGAAGCGACGATAAATGCGAGATTCAATAGCACCGAAGTAAGCGCCGGAATCTTGAATTCATGCCACGTGTTCAAAATTCCGCCGGCTAACGCTACAAACGACATAAAACCGATGTAAGGAAACATGATGCGCGTCATTACAACCGATGCATTAAACGCAACCGCATCATTTTTGAGCCCAGTTGCCATAAAATAAATCAGCAATGGTGATGCAAGGATACCGACGATGCAGGTAAGAATCATGACCCATGTCATCACCACTGATACATGGTCGACTAAATGCTTGGTTGCTTCTTGACCTTTCTTATTCTTGTATTCTCCAAGAATCGGAACGAAAGCTTGTGAAAATGCGCCTTCCGCGAACAGACGGCGCAATAAATTGGGTATACGAAAGGCGATGTTGAAGGCGTCGGTGAAAGCTGAAGCGCCAAACGTAGACGCAAATAAGATTTCACGAATCAGTCCCGCTATACGCGACAACATCGTCATGCCAGAGACGGTGGCAAGCGTTTTATGCAAGTTCATGGAGCGGCATTATAGCCGCTCATGTTGCCTGTTCACAGCTTTGTAACAAGCTCTTTCAGTCGAGTAGGTTCTCATATTGAAACTTTATGCTTCACATCAGACTGAAAAATGCCTTAGACGCCATTAAAATGATGAAGTCACTAATTCGTCTTGGTCCCAGATAGAAATCTTACTGAAGGAATGAATATTAAGGCAGGAGTGATATTGGTTTGCTTATTGGTGAGAAAGTAGTTATAATCCGTGGCTTTACAGAATTCTGCGTCGCGGTCTGGTTAGTTTTGCCGCGTAAGCATTCCCGACCTCGTTTTAGGATATATAAATGGCAAATACCGCACAAGCACGTAAGCGTGCTCGTCAAGCAGTCGCTCAAAACCTGCACAATTCTAGTCAGCGTTCGACTCTACGCACAGCAATCAAAGCTGCTCGCAAAGCAATCGCCGGTGGCGATAAAGAAGCTGCAACTCTGGTTCTGCAAAAATCTGTGTCAACTATCGACCGAATTGCAGACAAGAAAATCATTCATAAGAACAAAGCTGCACGTCATAAGAGCCGTCTAAACGCAGCTCTGAAAGCACTGTCAGCGTAATATGTATTTTGCCGACTAGGTCGGTCGAAGTTCTTATTTGAGTACTGATTTAAAAAATCCTTGCATAGCCTTTGGTTACGCAAGGTTTTTTTTGTTTTTTATTTTGTCCGTTATAGTCATTTTTTATTTTGCCAAAACAGGCCGCTCGCTAACTTCAGCCTGAGTGTTGACCTTTTTCCGTTGGATATCGGGTGCGTCTCAGCGTAACGTCATGCTAGTCATTCCATTTTTGGGGGGACTCATCAGCAGACCAATCAACATTACCTCCCTTGGGAGGTAAAATCATCGCCAAAGATATTGAATTTTAGAAGATGCGGAAGCTTATTGTGCGCGCGGTAAACCGCTAATGGCGGTGCCTGGTTTTAGATTCTTCTGCTTAAACCAACCTGGATTCATCTCCAATGCATATAGCGCAGCTTTCTCAGCACAATGGGAATCGAGGGTCTGGGCTTTCATTTCTTCGATATTGATGATGACACCGTTTTGGTCCAAAAAGGCGACTGATAACGGAATTAGCGTGTTCTTCATCCACATACAAACGCCCGCAGGCGCATCAAATAAAAAGACCATACCCGCGTTGGAAGCTAACTGTTTGCGAAACATCAGGCCCTGCTCACGCTGGGCTTCTGTCGTAGCCACCTCAGCCTTGATCACATGGATTCCGGCATTCAGTGAGACGACTGGAAATTGTTGCGTTCCTTGCGCTGTTGCTGCAGAGATGACGCCGATGGTGCTGCCTAAGAGTGCAAGCGCCATAACAGCAGTCGATGGGCGATATCTTCTCATGTTGGTAAAGTCCTTTTATGTTTTACCGGATTATACAGAGGGTTATCGCGGGTCGGCAACGCGCTATGTGGTCACGCTCTGATGCAAAGGCAGAAGCTCTACCTCAGATTGAAAACTGATCGGACATAAAAAAAGACAGGCAATGCCTGTCTTTTTTTGAAACTGACGCCTGGATTACTTAGCAGGAGCATCAGCGGCAGGAGCCGCATCAGCTTTAGCTTTCTTAGCTACTTTTTTGTGTGCTTTTTTAGTTGCTTTTTTCGCAGCCGGAGCTGAAGTAGCCGGAGCAGCGGCGGCTGGAGTAGCAGCAGGAGCGGCAGCATCAGCAGCGAAAACAGAAGTTGCGAAAAGGCCAGCTACCAAAACAGCGATCAGTTTAGACATTTTAGAATCCTTTTGATTATTAATCATGTAAGTGCATAGATGATTCATTTG is a genomic window of Glaciimonas sp. CA11.2 containing:
- the murJ gene encoding murein biosynthesis integral membrane protein MurJ, producing MNLHKTLATVSGMTMLSRIAGLIREILFASTFGASAFTDAFNIAFRIPNLLRRLFAEGAFSQAFVPILGEYKNKKGQEATKHLVDHVSVVMTWVMILTCIVGILASPLLIYFMATGLKNDAVAFNASVVMTRIMFPYIGFMSFVALAGGILNTWHEFKIPALTSVLLNLAFIVASLFVAPHMAQPIYAMAFAVLVGGILQVAIQIPALRKIGMMPRMMGNPFIGLRDSGVRRVLKKMGPAVFAVSAAQISLMINTNIASRLEHGSVSWLSYGDRLMEFPTALLGVALGTILLPSLSKANANADHREYSSLLDWGLRLTFLLALPSAVGLATLSVPLTATLFHHGKFDAISVAMTSRILIAYGVGLIGLIVVKILAPGFYAKQDIKTPVKIAFAVLITTQLLNSLFVPIFAVAGLALSISFGACMNAGLLLWSLLRRGIYKPEKGWMLYFIRLVGALCLMAAVALWTAERFDWIGLHTNSIARVGALMAVLVACGITYFGALLAMGFRFQDFKRSSH
- the rpsT gene encoding 30S ribosomal protein S20: MANTAQARKRARQAVAQNLHNSSQRSTLRTAIKAARKAIAGGDKEAATLVLQKSVSTIDRIADKKIIHKNKAARHKSRLNAALKALSA
- a CDS encoding DUF192 domain-containing protein; protein product: MRRYRPSTAVMALALLGSTIGVISAATAQGTQQFPVVSLNAGIHVIKAEVATTEAQREQGLMFRKQLASNAGMVFLFDAPAGVCMWMKNTLIPLSVAFLDQNGVIINIEEMKAQTLDSHCAEKAALYALEMNPGWFKQKNLKPGTAISGLPRAQ